A genomic region of Aulosira sp. FACHB-615 contains the following coding sequences:
- a CDS encoding ASCH domain-containing protein produces MKALSVRQPWAWAIIYANKDIENRVWPTHYRGDILIHAASKCTKKEYQQAFEFSQNMGVSLPELKMLRRGQIIGVVTVVGCLFSPTASGWGMAEQYHWKLANPRSITPIPYIGQLGLFDVPDELVKAAMLRATSKTIA; encoded by the coding sequence ATGAAAGCACTGTCAGTCCGCCAACCCTGGGCATGGGCAATCATTTACGCCAATAAAGATATTGAGAACCGAGTTTGGCCCACTCATTACCGAGGCGATATTCTCATTCACGCTGCCTCAAAATGTACCAAAAAAGAATACCAACAAGCTTTTGAATTTTCTCAAAACATGGGTGTTTCATTACCAGAGTTAAAAATGCTGCGCCGAGGTCAAATCATTGGTGTGGTTACAGTGGTCGGTTGCTTGTTCTCACCGACTGCTTCTGGTTGGGGGATGGCTGAACAATACCACTGGAAATTGGCGAATCCACGCTCTATCACTCCGATTCCATACATTGGGCAATTGGGTCTTTTTGATGTGCCGGATGAATTGGTCAAAGCGGCGATGCTAAGGGCAACGTCAAAGACGATCGCTTGA